One Janthinobacterium sp. TB1-E2 genomic region harbors:
- a CDS encoding isovaleryl-CoA dehydrogenase, whose translation MNAFDTHEVFNQATPFENVNLFACDPALIEALLREGGGAALQELDALGEKLGRAETYALARLANIHAPELQQFDRAGRRIDEVLFHPAWHELMAILVGAGAHASPWAAPGSGAQVARAAAYLLVGQVENGTQCPVTMTYASVPALRQALDLPQIAQRWLPKILSRDYDPRSLPVERKRGALVGMGMTEKQGGSDVRSNTTRAVPVQAAEAQALFGGEADGVWRIVGHKWFFSAPQCDAHLILAQADEGGLSCFFLPRYLPDGSRNAIRVQRLKDKLGNRSNASSEVEFTNAYGWLVGQPGRGIPTILEMASHTRLDCVLGSAGIMRAALTQALHHARQRAVFGKPLAEQPLMQNVLADLALESEAATAFALRLARCFDEKDDPRQAMLARVLTPAGKYWICKRGPGFGFEAMEVLGGTGYVEEAPLARLYRELPVNSIWEGSGNVMCLDVLRAFGKSPAARDALAAELALAGDDDAAFVAYRARLLDDLDGPQTDEFSARQLSERIVLAVQAALLLRHAPPFVAQAFLQSRLVQAPGGAYGRLPVGTDCTAILARALREY comes from the coding sequence ATGAATGCTTTTGACACGCATGAAGTTTTCAACCAGGCTACGCCGTTCGAAAACGTCAATCTGTTTGCCTGCGACCCGGCGCTGATCGAAGCGCTGCTGCGCGAGGGCGGCGGCGCGGCGCTGCAGGAGCTCGACGCGCTGGGCGAGAAGCTGGGCCGCGCCGAGACCTATGCGCTGGCGCGCCTGGCCAATATCCATGCGCCCGAGTTGCAGCAGTTCGACCGGGCCGGGCGCCGCATCGACGAAGTGCTGTTCCATCCGGCCTGGCATGAACTGATGGCCATCCTCGTGGGCGCGGGGGCGCACGCTTCGCCGTGGGCCGCGCCCGGTTCCGGTGCCCAGGTGGCGCGCGCGGCCGCCTATCTATTAGTGGGGCAGGTGGAAAATGGCACGCAGTGTCCCGTGACGATGACGTATGCCTCGGTGCCGGCCTTGCGCCAGGCGCTGGATCTGCCGCAGATCGCGCAGCGCTGGCTGCCGAAAATCCTCTCGCGCGACTACGATCCCCGCTCCCTGCCCGTGGAGCGGAAGCGGGGCGCCCTGGTCGGCATGGGCATGACGGAAAAGCAGGGCGGCTCGGACGTGCGCAGCAATACCACGCGCGCCGTGCCCGTGCAGGCGGCCGAGGCGCAAGCCCTGTTCGGCGGCGAGGCTGATGGCGTCTGGCGCATCGTCGGCCACAAATGGTTTTTTTCGGCGCCCCAGTGCGACGCCCATCTGATCCTGGCGCAGGCGGATGAGGGCGGATTGTCGTGCTTCTTCCTGCCCCGCTACCTGCCCGACGGCAGCCGCAATGCCATCCGCGTGCAGCGTCTGAAAGATAAATTGGGCAACCGCTCGAATGCGTCTTCGGAAGTGGAATTTACGAATGCCTACGGCTGGCTCGTGGGCCAGCCGGGGCGGGGCATACCCACGATTCTGGAAATGGCCAGCCATACGCGTCTCGATTGCGTGCTGGGCAGTGCCGGCATCATGCGCGCCGCCTTGACGCAGGCGCTGCACCATGCGCGCCAGCGGGCCGTGTTCGGCAAGCCGCTGGCCGAGCAGCCGCTGATGCAAAACGTGCTGGCCGACCTGGCGCTCGAATCGGAAGCGGCCACGGCCTTTGCGCTGCGCCTGGCCCGCTGTTTCGATGAAAAGGACGACCCGCGGCAAGCGATGCTGGCGCGCGTGCTCACGCCGGCCGGCAAATACTGGATCTGCAAGCGCGGTCCCGGCTTCGGCTTCGAGGCCATGGAGGTGCTGGGCGGCACCGGTTATGTGGAAGAGGCGCCGCTGGCGCGCCTGTACCGCGAACTGCCCGTCAACTCGATCTGGGAAGGCTCGGGCAATGTGATGTGCCTCGACGTCTTGCGCGCCTTCGGCAAGTCGCCGGCCGCGCGCGACGCCCTGGCGGCCGAGCTGGCGCTGGCCGGCGATGATGACGCCGCCTTTGTTGCCTACCGCGCGCGGCTGCTGGACGACCTGGACGGGCCGCAAACGGATGAGTTTAGCGCCAGGCAATTGTCCGAACGCATCGTGCTGGCCGTGCAGGCGGCCTTGCTGCTGCGCCATGCGCCGCCGTTTGTTGCGCAAGCATTCCTGCAATCGCGGCTGGTGCAGGCGCCGGGCGGCGCGTATGGCCGCTTGCCGGTTGGTACCGATTGCACGGCCATCCTGGCGCGCGCGCTGCGCGAGTATTGA
- a CDS encoding Hpt domain-containing protein: MATLIDPDFRARLRALNEKYAAGVPALLQAITQASSRCDSEGPRLEPLTELHRALHAVAGSAATFGFAALGQECRRIEQLVRAMLNAPAQAVAEWPGVRAQVTALLGWAGRDAAATDFIA, encoded by the coding sequence ATGGCAACCTTGATCGACCCGGACTTTCGCGCGCGTTTGCGTGCCCTGAATGAAAAATATGCGGCTGGCGTGCCGGCCCTGTTGCAGGCGATCACGCAGGCAAGCAGCCGCTGCGACAGCGAAGGCCCCCGTTTGGAACCGTTGACGGAGCTGCACCGCGCGCTGCATGCGGTGGCCGGCTCGGCCGCCACCTTCGGCTTTGCCGCGCTGGGCCAGGAATGCCGGCGCATCGAACAGCTGGTGCGCGCCATGCTCAATGCCCCTGCGCAAGCAGTGGCGGAATGGCCCGGCGTGCGGGCGCAAGTGACGGCGCTGCTGGGCTGGGCGGGACGCGATGCGGCGGCCACCGATTTCATTGCGTGA
- a CDS encoding LysR family transcriptional regulator, translating to MGQFRQISTFVEVVAKGSLSAAARAEGIAPAMIGRRLDALEQRLGVKLLQRTTRKLALTNEGAAFLEDCQRILGELEEAEAAVAERSVKASGHLLISAPAGFGRQHVAPLIPSFVAEHRDVTVSLNLNDRLVDLIGEGIDVAIRIASLSDSSLVSTKLADNQRVLVGSPAYLKRAGTPRIPADLAKHNCLAISSEGSQRGWTFRENGKNIILKVAGNMVCNDGEVLHDWALAGKGLAWRSMWEVGAEIASGQLVTVLDQFAAPGNDIYAVFAQRRHLPLRIRAFVDFLRHSYSQPDYWRERAI from the coding sequence ATGGGGCAGTTCAGACAGATATCAACGTTCGTGGAAGTGGTGGCCAAGGGCAGCCTGTCGGCCGCCGCGCGCGCGGAAGGCATCGCGCCAGCCATGATAGGCCGGCGCCTCGATGCGCTGGAGCAGCGCCTGGGCGTCAAATTGCTGCAGCGCACGACGCGCAAGCTGGCATTGACGAATGAAGGCGCCGCCTTCCTCGAAGATTGCCAGCGCATCCTCGGTGAACTGGAAGAGGCGGAAGCGGCCGTGGCCGAACGCAGCGTGAAGGCCAGCGGCCATCTGCTCATTTCCGCGCCGGCCGGCTTCGGACGCCAGCACGTGGCACCACTGATTCCCTCGTTTGTCGCCGAGCACCGCGACGTGACGGTGTCGCTGAACCTGAACGACCGCCTCGTCGACCTGATCGGCGAAGGCATCGACGTGGCCATCCGCATCGCCAGCCTGTCCGATTCTTCATTGGTAAGCACCAAGCTGGCGGACAACCAGCGCGTGCTCGTCGGCTCGCCCGCCTATTTGAAACGGGCGGGCACGCCCCGTATCCCGGCCGACCTGGCGAAACACAATTGCCTGGCGATCAGCAGCGAAGGCAGCCAGCGGGGCTGGACCTTCCGCGAAAATGGCAAGAACATCATTTTAAAGGTGGCGGGCAATATGGTCTGCAACGATGGCGAAGTGCTGCACGACTGGGCCCTAGCCGGCAAGGGCCTGGCGTGGCGCTCGATGTGGGAAGTGGGCGCCGAGATCGCCTCGGGCCAGCTGGTGACGGTGCTGGACCAGTTCGCCGCCCCGGGCAATGACATTTACGCCGTGTTCGCCCAGCGCCGCCACTTGCCGCTGCGCATACGGGCGTTCGTGGATTTTTTAAGGCACAGTTATTCGCAACCCGACTACTGGCGCGAACGGGCTATTTGA
- a CDS encoding class I SAM-dependent methyltransferase, translating into MDSVASEKSIIALDGWLQTPAGLYVRAWEQQCLDSLTVDIFGFNAVQIGLPQLDALAANRMPNKWLLDARLPPRPPQEKRLTLVSAFDELPFDSQSLDLVVLPHVLEFAAEPHQVLREVERVLIPEGRVIVCGFNPASLWGMRQGVGRVTGRHYLPQAGELISMPRMKDWLKLLNMGVSQSYFGCYAPACRTEKWLRRNAFMDKAGARWWPYLGAVYIVQAIKRVKGMRLIGPAWTKKPATAPAGAPVTNKRREQQDG; encoded by the coding sequence ATGGACAGTGTGGCATCCGAAAAATCCATTATAGCGCTTGACGGCTGGCTGCAGACGCCGGCCGGTCTGTACGTGCGCGCCTGGGAGCAGCAATGCCTCGACAGCCTGACCGTCGATATCTTCGGTTTTAATGCCGTGCAGATCGGCTTGCCCCAGCTCGACGCGCTGGCCGCCAACCGCATGCCGAACAAATGGCTGCTCGATGCGCGCCTGCCTCCGCGTCCGCCGCAAGAGAAGCGCCTGACCCTCGTGTCGGCCTTCGATGAGTTGCCGTTCGATTCGCAAAGCCTGGACCTGGTGGTCTTGCCGCACGTACTCGAATTTGCCGCCGAGCCGCACCAGGTCTTGCGCGAAGTCGAGCGCGTGCTGATCCCGGAAGGGAGAGTGATCGTCTGCGGCTTCAATCCGGCCAGCCTGTGGGGCATGCGCCAGGGGGTGGGGCGGGTCACGGGGCGCCACTACCTGCCGCAAGCCGGCGAGCTGATCTCTATGCCGCGCATGAAAGACTGGTTAAAATTGCTCAACATGGGCGTCAGTCAAAGCTACTTCGGCTGCTACGCACCTGCCTGCAGGACAGAAAAATGGCTGCGCCGTAACGCTTTCATGGACAAGGCGGGTGCGCGCTGGTGGCCATATCTGGGCGCAGTGTATATAGTGCAGGCGATCAAGCGCGTCAAAGGGATGCGTTTGATCGGTCCGGCGTGGACCAAGAAACCGGCGACGGCGCCCGCAGGCGCACCGGTCACGAATAAAAGGCGGGAACAGCAAGATGGATAA
- the gloB gene encoding hydroxyacylglutathione hydrolase, with the protein MTHSPEHALSVLAVPAFADNYLWLIHDGRHAAVVDPGDATAILDALQAHQLTLSAILLTHHHADHTGGVPELLQHFAVPVFGPRNEAITAITEPLAEGDVAHVPELGLQMNVIDVPGHTKGHIAYVRQRDERSGAPWLFSGDTLFAGGCGRLFEGTPGQMADSLGKLAALPDDTEVFCAHEYTLSNLRFANAVEPGNVALQERIAIDTEKRQQGLATVPSTIALEKATNPFLRYREPAILTSLKVEGKLATDASPVEAFAALRMWKNSF; encoded by the coding sequence ATGACACACTCCCCTGAACACGCTCTATCGGTACTTGCCGTGCCCGCCTTTGCCGACAATTACCTGTGGCTGATCCACGACGGCCGCCACGCCGCCGTGGTCGATCCCGGCGATGCGACGGCCATCCTCGATGCGCTGCAAGCCCATCAGTTGACCTTGTCCGCCATTTTACTCACGCATCACCACGCCGACCACACGGGTGGCGTGCCTGAATTGTTGCAGCATTTCGCCGTCCCCGTCTTCGGCCCGCGCAATGAGGCTATCACAGCCATCACGGAACCGCTTGCCGAAGGCGATGTCGCCCATGTGCCCGAGCTGGGTTTGCAGATGAACGTCATCGACGTGCCCGGCCATACGAAGGGGCATATCGCCTACGTGCGCCAGCGTGACGAGCGCAGCGGCGCACCGTGGCTGTTTTCCGGCGACACCCTGTTTGCGGGCGGCTGCGGCCGCCTGTTCGAAGGCACGCCGGGCCAGATGGCCGATTCGCTGGGCAAGCTGGCCGCCCTGCCCGACGATACCGAGGTATTTTGCGCGCATGAGTACACCTTGTCCAATTTGCGCTTTGCCAACGCCGTCGAGCCGGGCAATGTGGCCCTGCAGGAACGCATCGCCATCGACACGGAAAAGCGCCAACAAGGTTTAGCCACCGTGCCGTCGACCATTGCCCTGGAAAAGGCCACGAATCCCTTCCTGCGCTACCGCGAACCGGCGATTTTGACCAGCCTGAAGGTGGAAGGCAAGCTGGCCACCGATGCTTCGCCCGTGGAAGCGTTTGCCGCGCTACGGATGTGGAAGAACAGCTTTTAA
- the upp gene encoding uracil phosphoribosyltransferase, translated as MKQDPRFPNLFITDHPLIQHKLSHMREHDTSTRTFRELLKEITLLMGYEITRDLPLTTREIKTPLVTIDAPVIAGKKLAIVPILRAGIGMSDGLLNLVPSARVGHIGVYRDPATHMPVEYLVRLPDLNERTFILCDPMVATGNSAVYAVDVLKKRGVTDEQIIFLALVAAPEGVTVFQNAHPNVKMFCAALDSHLDDHAYIVPGLGDAGDRIFGTK; from the coding sequence ATGAAACAAGACCCACGCTTTCCGAATTTGTTCATTACCGATCACCCTTTGATCCAGCACAAACTGAGCCACATGCGCGAGCACGACACGTCGACGCGCACCTTCCGCGAATTGCTCAAGGAAATCACTCTGCTGATGGGCTATGAAATCACGCGCGACCTGCCGCTGACTACGCGCGAAATCAAGACCCCGCTCGTCACCATCGACGCGCCTGTTATCGCCGGCAAGAAACTGGCCATCGTGCCCATCCTGCGCGCCGGCATCGGCATGAGCGATGGCTTGCTGAACCTGGTGCCATCGGCACGCGTCGGCCACATCGGCGTGTACCGCGACCCGGCCACGCACATGCCCGTGGAATACCTGGTGCGCCTGCCGGACCTGAATGAGCGCACCTTCATCCTGTGCGACCCGATGGTAGCGACCGGCAATTCGGCCGTGTACGCCGTCGACGTGCTGAAAAAACGCGGCGTGACGGACGAGCAGATCATCTTCCTGGCCCTGGTGGCCGCACCGGAAGGCGTGACCGTGTTCCAAAACGCGCATCCGAACGTCAAGATGTTCTGCGCCGCGCTCGATTCGCACCTGGATGACCACGCCTATATCGTGCCGGGCCTGGGCGACGCCGGCGACCGCATCTTCGGCACCAAGTAA
- a CDS encoding cold-shock protein: MATGIVKWFNDSKGFGFITPDEGGEDLFAHFSAIQSNGFKSLQENQRVSFEVTAGPKGKQASNIQPI; this comes from the coding sequence ATGGCAACTGGCATCGTAAAATGGTTCAATGATTCGAAGGGTTTCGGCTTTATTACCCCTGACGAAGGCGGCGAAGATCTGTTCGCTCACTTCTCGGCTATCCAGTCGAACGGCTTCAAGTCCCTGCAAGAGAACCAACGCGTTTCTTTTGAAGTGACCGCTGGCCCTAAAGGCAAGCAAGCTTCGAACATTCAGCCAATCTAA
- the aceB gene encoding malate synthase A — protein MTQNTIALPEGMQITGDIQPGYEQILTPAALALVAKLTREFEPRRQQLLAVRVERAKRLDAGERPDFLPETAHIREGDWKIAPIPKALECRRVEITGPVERKMVINAFNSGADSYMTDFEDSNTPNWDNQITGQINMFDAVRKTISLEQNGKSYKLNDKIATLVVRPRGWHLDEKHVLVDGKRISGGIFDFALFMFHNAKEQLARGAGPYFYLPKMESHLEARLWNDIFVMTQNELGLPQGTIKATVLIETILAAFEMDEILYELKEHSSGLNAGRWDYIFSCIKKFKLDKDFCLADRAKVTMTAPFMRAYALLLLKTCHKRGAPAIGGMAALIPIKNDPEKNDIAMGGVRNDKARDATDGYDGGWVAHPGLVELAMGEFTKVLGDKPNQIEKQRPDIDVKASDLLNFQPEAPITEAGLRYNINVGIHYLGSWLAGNGCVPIHNLMEDAATAEISRSQVWQWIRSSKGVLEDGRKVTAEMVRAMIPEELAKVQRDAPGGNGLTYVRAGQIFEEMSTSESFAEFLTLPLYEEI, from the coding sequence ATGACGCAGAACACGATCGCACTTCCAGAAGGCATGCAAATCACGGGTGATATCCAGCCCGGTTACGAACAGATCTTGACGCCGGCCGCGCTGGCGCTGGTGGCCAAGCTGACGCGTGAATTCGAGCCGCGCCGCCAGCAATTGCTGGCCGTGCGCGTGGAGCGGGCCAAGCGCCTCGACGCGGGCGAGCGTCCTGATTTCTTGCCAGAAACCGCGCACATCCGCGAAGGCGACTGGAAGATCGCGCCGATCCCGAAGGCGCTCGAATGCCGCCGTGTGGAAATCACGGGCCCCGTCGAGCGCAAGATGGTCATCAACGCCTTCAATTCGGGCGCGGACAGCTATATGACGGACTTCGAGGATTCGAACACGCCGAACTGGGACAACCAGATCACGGGCCAGATCAATATGTTCGATGCCGTGCGCAAGACGATTTCGCTCGAGCAAAATGGCAAGTCGTACAAGCTGAACGACAAGATCGCGACACTCGTCGTGCGTCCGCGCGGATGGCACCTCGATGAAAAGCACGTGCTGGTCGACGGCAAGCGTATTTCCGGCGGCATTTTCGATTTCGCCCTGTTCATGTTCCATAACGCTAAGGAACAACTGGCGCGCGGCGCCGGCCCGTATTTCTACCTGCCGAAGATGGAATCGCACCTGGAAGCGCGCCTGTGGAACGATATTTTCGTCATGACGCAAAATGAATTGGGCTTGCCGCAAGGCACGATCAAGGCGACCGTGCTGATCGAAACCATTTTGGCCGCGTTTGAAATGGATGAAATCCTATACGAGCTGAAAGAGCACAGCTCGGGCCTGAACGCGGGCCGCTGGGATTACATCTTCTCGTGCATCAAGAAATTCAAGCTGGACAAGGATTTCTGCCTGGCCGACCGCGCGAAAGTGACCATGACGGCACCGTTCATGCGCGCCTATGCCTTGCTGTTGCTGAAAACTTGCCACAAGCGTGGCGCGCCAGCTATCGGTGGCATGGCAGCCTTGATCCCTATCAAGAACGATCCGGAAAAGAACGATATCGCCATGGGCGGCGTGCGCAACGACAAGGCGCGCGATGCCACCGACGGCTACGACGGCGGCTGGGTGGCCCATCCGGGCCTGGTGGAACTGGCCATGGGCGAGTTCACCAAAGTGCTCGGCGACAAGCCGAACCAGATCGAGAAACAGCGTCCCGACATCGACGTGAAAGCGTCGGACCTGCTGAATTTCCAGCCGGAAGCGCCGATCACGGAAGCGGGCTTGCGCTACAACATCAACGTCGGCATCCACTACCTGGGCAGCTGGCTGGCTGGCAATGGTTGTGTGCCTATCCACAACCTGATGGAAGATGCGGCCACGGCCGAGATCAGCCGCTCGCAAGTGTGGCAGTGGATACGCTCCAGCAAGGGTGTGCTGGAAGATGGCCGCAAGGTGACGGCCGAGATGGTGCGCGCCATGATTCCGGAAGAGCTGGCCAAGGTGCAGCGCGATGCGCCAGGCGGCAACGGCCTGACCTATGTGCGTGCCGGCCAGATTTTCGAGGAAATGTCGACGTCGGAATCGTTCGCCGAATTTCTGACCTTGCCGCTGTACGAGGAAATCTGA